In Rahnella aquatilis CIP 78.65 = ATCC 33071, one DNA window encodes the following:
- a CDS encoding GntR family transcriptional regulator — protein MTQQNKAEQDASPFGRLSERESAPLYEVVKRHISESILIGELPPGTVLPSENALAADFGVSVGTVRKALSALTTEGMLMRRRKTGTVVTGWAPLHNLSYFFQYFRLHGRDGALLNSETILLDHQTGEASAREAEKLQIDDGAPVIRIRRLRRVKGIPAMHERLVLPAERLPDFPAADDLPPLLYRFLLEKYGVRVAAVREQLIAEMADADDLKWLELEAPHAVMVIDEVSFDQSAVPVIMAHHRFSTDHFMYVNEIR, from the coding sequence ATGACACAACAAAATAAAGCAGAGCAGGACGCTTCCCCTTTTGGCCGGTTAAGCGAAAGGGAATCCGCGCCGTTATATGAAGTGGTGAAACGTCACATCAGCGAATCCATTCTGATTGGCGAACTGCCGCCGGGTACGGTTTTGCCGAGCGAAAATGCGCTGGCGGCCGACTTCGGGGTTTCGGTGGGAACGGTACGCAAAGCGCTTTCGGCGCTGACGACGGAAGGCATGCTGATGCGGCGTCGCAAGACGGGCACCGTGGTCACTGGCTGGGCACCACTGCACAATCTCAGTTATTTCTTTCAGTATTTCCGCCTGCATGGCCGCGACGGTGCGTTACTGAATTCCGAGACGATTTTGCTCGATCATCAGACCGGCGAAGCCAGCGCCCGTGAAGCCGAAAAGCTGCAAATCGACGACGGCGCACCGGTTATCCGCATCCGCCGTTTACGCCGGGTTAAAGGCATTCCCGCCATGCACGAACGGCTGGTATTACCGGCCGAACGCCTGCCGGATTTCCCTGCTGCGGATGATTTACCGCCGCTGCTTTACCGTTTTCTGCTGGAAAAATACGGGGTTCGCGTGGCAGCCGTGCGCGAGCAGCTCATCGCCGAGATGGCCGATGCCGACGACCTGAAATGGCTGGAACTCGAGGCCCCGCACGCGGTGATGGTGATCGACGAAGTGTCGTTTGATCAAAGCGCCGTACCGGTGATCATGGCGCACCACAGGTTCAGCACCGATCACTTTATGTATGTGAATGAGATCCGCTAG
- a CDS encoding LysR family transcriptional regulator: protein MRLRHIEVFQAVLQAGSVSGAARLLNVSQPNVSRVLNHAEQQLGFTLFDRTPQGLIVTPEGRRLMPEVEALFSHIQAIGELAEQLRQGEGQHVRIGSAHALGHSVMAPVLVDFRRQTPGGSVELVTGHFNTLSQDLLQYKMDFALAFGEQATQELVAESIYQANMVALLPKDSPVEGPVSLAWLCENDLLMLQQQDPLGQVLNRVLRENGLMPHSALYIKTYSVIADMVLAGGGVGVVDTFTARRYVDQLKIVAVAEPLPFEVILLSRRDQPASQAALRLKQLIRNKLWDLRIQGV, encoded by the coding sequence ATGCGCTTACGCCACATCGAAGTGTTTCAGGCCGTGTTACAGGCGGGCAGCGTCAGCGGCGCGGCGCGCCTGCTGAACGTGTCGCAGCCGAATGTCAGCCGCGTACTGAATCACGCTGAGCAGCAACTGGGCTTCACGCTGTTTGACCGCACGCCGCAAGGGCTGATTGTGACGCCGGAAGGGCGGCGGTTGATGCCGGAAGTCGAAGCGTTGTTCAGCCATATTCAGGCCATCGGTGAGCTGGCGGAACAACTGCGTCAGGGCGAAGGCCAGCATGTGCGCATCGGTTCGGCGCACGCCCTCGGCCACAGCGTGATGGCGCCGGTGCTGGTGGATTTCCGCCGTCAGACGCCCGGCGGCAGCGTTGAGCTGGTGACCGGGCATTTCAACACCCTGAGTCAGGACTTACTGCAATACAAAATGGATTTCGCGCTGGCATTTGGCGAGCAGGCCACGCAGGAACTGGTTGCTGAGTCGATCTATCAGGCCAATATGGTCGCACTCCTGCCCAAAGATTCCCCGGTCGAAGGGCCGGTATCACTGGCGTGGTTGTGTGAGAACGATTTGCTGATGTTGCAGCAACAGGATCCGCTGGGGCAGGTGCTCAACCGCGTCCTGCGCGAAAACGGCCTGATGCCGCACTCGGCGCTGTATATCAAAACCTACTCAGTGATCGCTGACATGGTGCTGGCGGGCGGCGGTGTCGGCGTGGTCGATACCTTTACCGCCCGGCGGTATGTCGATCAGCTGAAGATCGTGGCAGTCGCGGAACCGCTGCCGTTTGAGGTGATTTTGCTGAGCCGGCGGGATCAGCCTGCGTCACAGGCGGCGCTGAGGCTGAAACAACTGATACGGAATAAGCTGTGGGATCTCAGAATTCAGGGAGTCTGA
- a CDS encoding M55 family metallopeptidase: protein MKVFISADIEGIAGVMRPEQCSPGNADYEAARALMEGEVNAAIDGAFAGGAMEVTVADSHAMMQNLRADKIDPRARLVQGKPRGLSMVEGLQQQQYDGLMFVGYHTAAGENGVLAHTINGRAFYRVKLNGNVVGESDLYAAAGAELNVPLWLVTGDDHLESWIRRYYPESQYVCVKRAISANAAESDSPSIACAKIRKQATIAVSKPAPLTAGRFSAPYHLELMTAKPVLADLFCLIPGVERLDAVTVGYHSPTVANIISLLSAFSYLATTQK, encoded by the coding sequence ATGAAAGTGTTTATCTCTGCAGACATTGAAGGTATTGCAGGCGTGATGCGCCCGGAACAATGCAGCCCGGGAAACGCGGATTATGAGGCTGCCCGTGCGCTGATGGAAGGCGAAGTTAATGCCGCTATCGATGGTGCGTTTGCCGGTGGCGCGATGGAAGTGACGGTGGCCGACAGCCACGCGATGATGCAAAACCTGCGCGCCGATAAAATCGACCCGCGCGCCCGGCTGGTACAGGGCAAACCACGCGGATTGTCGATGGTCGAAGGGCTGCAACAACAGCAATACGATGGCCTGATGTTTGTCGGTTATCACACGGCTGCGGGTGAAAACGGTGTACTGGCGCACACCATCAATGGTCGTGCGTTTTACCGGGTAAAACTCAATGGCAATGTGGTGGGCGAAAGCGACTTATACGCCGCCGCCGGTGCTGAACTCAACGTTCCGTTGTGGCTGGTGACCGGCGACGATCATCTCGAAAGCTGGATCCGTCGTTATTACCCTGAATCGCAGTATGTCTGCGTCAAACGGGCGATTTCCGCCAATGCCGCCGAATCCGACAGCCCGTCGATTGCCTGCGCCAAAATCCGCAAACAGGCGACAATTGCGGTCAGCAAACCTGCGCCGCTCACCGCCGGAAGATTCAGTGCGCCGTATCATCTCGAACTGATGACTGCGAAACCGGTCCTGGCAGATTTATTCTGTCTGATCCCCGGTGTCGAGCGCCTTGATGCCGTCACCGTCGGTTATCACAGTCCGACCGTTGCTAATATTATCAGCCTGTTAAGTGCTTTCTCGTACTTAGCCACCACGCAGAAATAG
- a CDS encoding P1 family peptidase, translated as MPSQEHEDEFQQQALSALLQRWRTSRQIFRPRFPCGATNSLTDVAGVTVGHSTLSAGDVQTGVTAIVPPGDNLYGKPLPCGVAVLNGFGKPMGLIQVMELGELQTPLLLSNTFATGTLFNALVKRSCRQFPQIGRPDATINPVILECNDFYLNDIQAMAVSEDDALAALDGATKAFARGSVGAGRGMSSFGLKGGIGTASRWCETLNATLGVLVLANFGKLSDLTLDGVRAGEAIAKIQPQLAPQVDAGSVIIVMACDRYLDSRQLGRIAKRAGAGLGRLGSYWGHGSGDIALAFSTQRDGVTLPDAELEPLLALAADATEHAIIDALLSAETVCGFDGHYRLGLSDVLDNLAN; from the coding sequence ATGCCTTCGCAAGAACATGAAGACGAATTTCAGCAGCAGGCGCTGTCTGCCTTGCTGCAACGCTGGCGCACCTCGCGCCAGATTTTCCGCCCGCGATTTCCCTGCGGTGCAACCAATAGCCTCACCGACGTCGCCGGAGTGACCGTCGGTCACAGCACGCTGTCGGCGGGGGATGTGCAGACCGGCGTCACCGCCATTGTGCCACCCGGCGACAATCTGTATGGAAAACCGTTGCCGTGCGGCGTGGCAGTGTTAAACGGGTTCGGCAAACCGATGGGGCTTATCCAGGTGATGGAGCTGGGCGAGCTGCAAACCCCGCTACTGCTCAGCAATACCTTCGCCACCGGCACCTTGTTTAATGCGCTGGTAAAGCGCAGCTGCCGGCAATTCCCGCAGATTGGCCGTCCTGACGCTACCATCAATCCGGTTATCCTTGAGTGCAACGATTTCTATCTTAACGATATACAGGCGATGGCGGTCAGTGAAGACGACGCGCTGGCCGCACTCGACGGCGCGACAAAAGCCTTCGCCCGTGGCAGCGTGGGGGCCGGACGTGGTATGAGCAGTTTCGGCTTAAAAGGCGGTATCGGCACGGCTTCGCGCTGGTGCGAAACGCTTAACGCGACGTTAGGCGTACTGGTGCTGGCAAACTTCGGCAAACTCTCGGACCTGACGCTTGACGGTGTGCGCGCCGGAGAAGCCATCGCAAAAATCCAGCCGCAACTGGCCCCGCAGGTGGATGCCGGTTCGGTGATCATCGTGATGGCCTGCGACCGCTATCTCGACAGCCGCCAGCTCGGACGCATCGCCAAACGCGCCGGTGCCGGGTTAGGGCGTCTGGGCAGTTACTGGGGGCATGGTTCAGGAGATATCGCGCTGGCATTCTCGACGCAACGTGACGGCGTCACATTACCGGATGCCGAACTTGAGCCGTTACTGGCGCTGGCGGCAGACGCCACAGAACACGCTATTATTGATGCCTTACTGAGTGCGGAAACCGTCTGCGGATTTGACGGGCATTACCGGCTGGGGTTGAGTGACGTATTAGATAACCTGGCGAACTAG
- a CDS encoding ABC transporter permease subunit, with protein MTDPVSVLEETTPAAVASQNDDIRSPWYDFFHTFIRHPMALVSGGFLLLLVLVAVFAPWLAPFDPMTPDWMALGVGPTPEHWFGTDDLGRDVLSRIIYGARISLYVGIFSVTLGMIAGVLLGLLAGYYGRWLDMLIMRGSDVLFAFPGMLLAIAVVAILGPGLNNVIIAVAVFSVPVFARIVRAATLSIKQSAYIEAVRCVGAPDRVVILRHILPGTLSNVIVYFTMRIGTSILTAASLSFIGLGPEPDVPEWGNILAMSRNMMMAGKWNVSVFPGLAIFLTVLAFNLLGDALRDTLDPKLKK; from the coding sequence ATGACCGATCCTGTCTCTGTGCTGGAAGAAACCACACCGGCTGCGGTGGCCTCGCAAAACGATGACATCCGTTCGCCGTGGTACGACTTTTTCCACACCTTTATTCGTCATCCGATGGCGCTGGTGTCGGGAGGATTCCTCCTGCTGCTGGTGCTTGTCGCGGTGTTCGCGCCGTGGCTGGCACCTTTTGATCCGATGACGCCGGACTGGATGGCACTCGGTGTCGGTCCGACGCCTGAACACTGGTTCGGCACGGACGACTTAGGCCGCGACGTTCTCAGTCGTATCATTTACGGCGCGCGTATCTCCCTTTACGTCGGCATTTTTTCGGTCACACTTGGCATGATTGCCGGTGTGTTACTGGGGCTGCTGGCCGGATATTACGGCCGCTGGCTGGACATGCTGATCATGCGCGGCTCCGATGTGCTGTTCGCCTTTCCCGGTATGTTGCTGGCAATTGCCGTGGTGGCTATTCTGGGGCCGGGGCTGAATAACGTGATTATTGCGGTCGCGGTATTCAGTGTGCCGGTGTTTGCCCGCATCGTGCGTGCCGCCACGTTATCGATTAAACAAAGTGCCTATATCGAAGCGGTTCGCTGCGTCGGTGCGCCGGACAGGGTGGTGATTTTACGCCATATCCTGCCGGGCACGCTTTCAAACGTCATCGTCTATTTCACCATGCGTATCGGCACCAGTATTCTGACCGCGGCCAGCCTGAGTTTTATCGGTCTGGGGCCGGAGCCTGATGTGCCGGAGTGGGGCAATATTCTGGCGATGAGCCGCAATATGATGATGGCGGGCAAATGGAACGTCAGTGTGTTTCCGGGGCTGGCGATATTCCTCACAGTCCTGGCATTTAATCTGCTCGGTGACGCGTTGCGTGACACGCTGGATCCTAAACTGAAAAAGTAA
- a CDS encoding ABC transporter permease subunit, translating into MLTYFIRRILEMIPVLLVVSLLVFGFIKLLPGDPARIYAGQDAPVEAVESARQLLGLNDPLPAQYWHWLDGMIHGDLGTTYRTRQPVLSVIESGFMPTLLLALAGFAWSVVLGLVIGVVSALKRGKWQDWTLMSMAVGGISMPPFWLGLLLIQFVAMPFGIFAVSGFNSPADIILPAITLGSSVAAVMARFTRSAFLDVAQEDYVRTANAKGLRARRVTWKHIMRNALIPIITMLGLQFGFLLGGSIIVESVFSWPGLGWLLIESIKTQDQPVIQALVMLFVFEFILINLLVDLLYAVVNPAIRLR; encoded by the coding sequence ATGCTGACCTACTTTATCCGCCGGATACTGGAAATGATCCCCGTTTTACTGGTGGTGTCGTTACTGGTTTTCGGATTTATCAAGCTGCTGCCGGGTGACCCCGCGCGTATTTACGCCGGTCAGGATGCGCCGGTTGAGGCGGTTGAGTCAGCACGGCAACTGCTTGGCCTGAACGATCCGCTGCCTGCGCAGTACTGGCACTGGCTGGACGGCATGATCCACGGCGATCTGGGCACGACTTACCGCACCCGTCAGCCAGTGTTAAGTGTCATTGAAAGCGGTTTTATGCCGACCCTGTTGCTGGCGCTGGCGGGTTTCGCGTGGTCGGTGGTGCTGGGACTGGTGATTGGCGTCGTTTCCGCGCTCAAACGCGGAAAATGGCAGGACTGGACGCTGATGAGCATGGCGGTCGGCGGGATTTCCATGCCGCCGTTCTGGCTCGGATTGCTGCTGATCCAGTTTGTCGCCATGCCGTTCGGGATATTCGCCGTCAGCGGATTTAACTCGCCTGCTGACATTATCTTACCGGCGATAACGCTGGGTTCGTCGGTGGCGGCGGTCATGGCGCGTTTCACCCGCTCGGCATTTCTCGATGTGGCGCAGGAAGATTATGTGCGCACCGCTAATGCCAAAGGTTTACGCGCACGCCGGGTGACCTGGAAACACATCATGCGCAATGCACTGATCCCGATTATCACCATGCTGGGCCTGCAATTTGGCTTTTTGCTCGGTGGCTCGATTATCGTCGAAAGCGTGTTCAGTTGGCCGGGGCTGGGCTGGTTACTGATTGAATCCATCAAAACGCAGGATCAGCCGGTGATTCAGGCGCTGGTGATGCTGTTTGTCTTTGAATTTATTCTGATAAACCTGCTGGTTGACCTGCTTTATGCGGTGGTCAATCCGGCTATCCGTCTGCGTTAG
- a CDS encoding glutathione ABC transporter substrate-binding protein — MHPTLVRKSLLAAGLALCFAASAQAKDLRISMYADVTGFDPHDTTDTLSYSIQSGIFERLFQFDSKMAVVPVLATDYTSNSDATEFTLNLRHDVTFQDGTPFNADAVKANLDRLANPANHLKRNSLFSMIKSVEVVSPYQVKITLNKPFGAMINTLAHPSAVMHSPASLKQYPNEQDLSVHPVGTGPFKFVEWQQGKDVKLVKFDNYWQKGWPKVDSVTLYPTPEDSTQVAKLKSGGVDAVYPLPSDLVDTVKSDPKLDIAQDPGIYLYYIAFNTQKKEFSDVRVRQAINYAIDRNLWLKVGFAGLGSPSTSPLPKNVQFYQKQTTPDYSYNIAKAKALMKEAGYEKGFDVEMWSSNKTDRIRSAQFLKQQLSLIGVRVKLVPMDAGTLTQRLWSTPKPADAKVEMYYGAWSASTGDADWALRPLFATESWIPSAYNVSYYSNKQVDAAITAGLQTADVEKRKAAYADAQKLLWADAPMAYLGVPDNLVGKSKDLSGVYMLADGSLIFNQAQFK, encoded by the coding sequence ATGCATCCGACTTTAGTGCGTAAAAGCCTGCTTGCCGCCGGACTGGCGCTTTGTTTTGCGGCATCGGCTCAGGCCAAAGATCTGCGTATTTCCATGTATGCCGACGTGACCGGTTTTGACCCGCACGACACCACAGATACGCTGAGCTATTCCATTCAGAGCGGCATTTTTGAACGTCTGTTCCAGTTCGACAGCAAAATGGCCGTGGTGCCGGTGCTGGCGACCGATTACACCAGTAACAGCGATGCTACCGAATTCACCCTTAATCTGCGTCACGACGTGACTTTCCAGGACGGCACGCCGTTCAATGCTGACGCGGTAAAAGCCAACCTTGATCGTCTGGCCAATCCGGCCAATCACCTGAAACGTAACTCACTGTTCAGCATGATTAAATCCGTTGAAGTGGTCAGCCCGTATCAGGTAAAAATCACCCTGAACAAACCGTTTGGCGCAATGATCAACACCCTCGCACACCCGTCTGCGGTGATGCACAGCCCGGCGTCGTTAAAACAATACCCGAACGAACAGGACCTGAGCGTGCATCCGGTAGGAACCGGTCCGTTTAAATTTGTGGAATGGCAGCAGGGTAAAGACGTCAAACTGGTGAAATTCGACAATTACTGGCAGAAAGGCTGGCCGAAAGTGGATTCCGTCACGTTATACCCGACACCGGAAGATTCCACGCAGGTAGCGAAACTGAAATCGGGCGGCGTGGACGCCGTCTATCCGTTGCCCTCCGATCTGGTGGATACCGTGAAGAGCGATCCGAAACTGGATATCGCACAGGATCCGGGTATTTATCTGTATTACATCGCCTTCAATACGCAGAAAAAAGAGTTCTCTGACGTGCGTGTCCGTCAGGCGATCAACTACGCCATCGACCGTAATTTGTGGCTGAAAGTTGGTTTCGCCGGTCTGGGATCGCCGTCTACCTCGCCGCTGCCGAAAAATGTCCAGTTCTATCAGAAACAAACCACGCCGGATTACAGCTATAACATCGCTAAAGCGAAGGCGCTGATGAAGGAAGCCGGATATGAAAAGGGCTTCGACGTTGAGATGTGGAGCTCGAACAAAACCGACCGTATCCGCAGTGCGCAATTCCTGAAACAACAGCTTTCCCTGATTGGGGTTCGCGTCAAGCTGGTGCCGATGGATGCCGGAACGCTGACACAACGTCTGTGGAGCACACCGAAACCGGCGGATGCCAAAGTGGAAATGTATTACGGTGCATGGTCGGCCTCGACCGGTGATGCAGACTGGGCGCTGCGCCCGCTGTTCGCCACCGAATCCTGGATCCCTTCGGCTTATAACGTTTCTTATTACAGCAACAAACAGGTGGATGCGGCGATCACTGCCGGTCTGCAAACGGCTGATGTGGAGAAACGTAAAGCGGCTTATGCCGATGCGCAAAAACTGCTGTGGGCGGATGCGCCGATGGCCTATCTCGGCGTGCCGGATAACCTGGTGGGCAAGAGCAAAGATCTTTCCGGGGTTTACATGCTGGCCGACGGCTCGCTGATTTTTAATCAGGCACAATTTAAATAA
- a CDS encoding ABC transporter ATP-binding protein — protein MTVPILQINDLSVTFSGRQGKTQALKGVSFSVNKGEVVAVVGESGSGKSVTSLSVMGLLPDSAHIDAGSIEFFGRNGTCHALTAMSAESRRKLRGQEMSMIFQEPMTSLNPVLRVGDQLTEGLLDHGMANKATALNKARELLKQVRIPDVERILKCYPHELSGGMRQRVMIAQALACDPALLIADEPTTALDVTVQARILQILRDLQQGTDMSVLFITHDMGVVAEIADRVVVMYQGKVVEQGSVTEIFANAQHPYTRALLAAVPKLGDMQGLKWPRRFPLLGDKSGQKISPEKQSVADDPHHTSDDDGDQKTANYAAPPLLDVRGLRVCYPIRSGVLSRVTKEVHAVEQIDFSIWPGETLALVGESGCGKSTTGRAILRLVGSESESIHLEGKEITLMRDTPFQAVRRQIQMVFQDPYASLNPRLTVGFSIAEPLLLHGLKKSLADATPVVSQLLKSVGLEPSHARRYPHEFSGGQRQRIAIARAMALQPQVIIADEAVSALDVSIQAQVVNLMMDLQRDTGVAWLFISHDMAVVERIANRVAVMYSGQIVEIGPRDAVFSNPKHPYTQRLLSSVPVADPTQRALRNFDDVDVKSPVHPAGVQIEKLKYSRVSEHHWVAQG, from the coding sequence ATGACAGTGCCCATTTTGCAGATTAACGATTTGTCGGTGACGTTTTCCGGCCGGCAAGGCAAAACGCAGGCGCTGAAAGGCGTTTCCTTCTCGGTGAATAAAGGTGAAGTGGTGGCGGTGGTCGGCGAAAGCGGATCCGGTAAGTCCGTCACTTCACTGAGCGTCATGGGGTTGCTGCCGGATTCGGCGCACATTGACGCGGGCAGTATCGAATTTTTTGGCCGTAACGGCACGTGTCATGCGCTGACCGCCATGTCGGCAGAATCACGCCGCAAGCTGCGTGGTCAGGAAATGTCGATGATCTTTCAGGAGCCGATGACCTCGCTCAATCCGGTGCTGCGCGTGGGCGATCAGCTGACCGAAGGGCTGCTGGATCACGGCATGGCGAATAAAGCCACGGCGCTGAACAAAGCCCGCGAGCTGCTCAAACAGGTTCGCATTCCTGACGTTGAACGCATCCTAAAATGTTACCCGCACGAACTTTCCGGCGGCATGCGTCAGCGTGTGATGATTGCGCAGGCGCTGGCCTGCGATCCGGCGCTGCTGATTGCCGACGAACCCACGACGGCGCTGGATGTCACGGTACAGGCGCGCATCCTGCAAATTCTGCGCGACCTGCAACAGGGCACCGATATGTCGGTTCTGTTTATCACCCATGACATGGGCGTGGTGGCGGAAATCGCCGATCGCGTGGTGGTGATGTATCAGGGCAAAGTGGTGGAGCAGGGCAGCGTGACGGAGATTTTCGCCAACGCGCAGCATCCTTATACCCGCGCCTTGCTGGCCGCCGTGCCGAAACTGGGCGACATGCAGGGGCTGAAATGGCCGCGCCGCTTCCCGTTATTAGGGGACAAAAGCGGGCAAAAAATTTCGCCAGAAAAGCAATCGGTTGCAGATGATCCTCATCACACTTCAGACGATGACGGTGATCAGAAAACTGCCAATTATGCTGCACCGCCGTTACTGGATGTGCGCGGTTTGCGCGTCTGTTACCCGATCCGCTCCGGTGTGTTGTCCCGTGTGACCAAAGAAGTCCACGCTGTCGAACAAATCGACTTCTCCATCTGGCCGGGTGAAACGCTGGCGCTGGTGGGCGAGAGCGGTTGCGGCAAATCCACCACCGGCCGGGCGATTTTGCGACTGGTCGGCAGCGAATCCGAAAGCATTCATCTTGAAGGTAAAGAAATTACCCTGATGCGCGACACGCCGTTTCAGGCCGTTCGTCGCCAGATCCAGATGGTGTTTCAGGACCCGTATGCGTCACTGAATCCGCGTCTGACCGTCGGGTTTTCTATTGCCGAACCTTTATTACTGCATGGCCTGAAAAAGTCTCTGGCCGATGCCACGCCGGTGGTCAGTCAGTTGCTGAAAAGTGTCGGACTTGAACCTTCCCATGCGCGGCGTTATCCGCACGAATTTTCCGGCGGCCAGCGTCAGCGCATCGCGATCGCACGTGCCATGGCATTGCAGCCGCAGGTAATCATTGCCGACGAGGCCGTGTCGGCGCTGGATGTGTCGATACAGGCGCAGGTGGTCAATCTGATGATGGATCTTCAGCGCGATACCGGCGTTGCCTGGCTGTTTATTTCGCATGACATGGCGGTGGTGGAGCGGATCGCCAATCGCGTGGCGGTGATGTACAGCGGACAGATTGTCGAGATAGGCCCGCGCGATGCTGTGTTTAGTAATCCTAAACATCCATATACCCAGCGCCTGCTCAGTTCGGTTCCGGTGGCGGATCCGACGCAACGTGCTTTACGCAATTTTGATGATGTGGACGTGAAATCGCCGGTGCATCCGGCGGGTGTACAGATAGAAAAACTCAAATATTCCCGCGTCAGTGAACATCACTGGGTCGCACAGGGATAA